A stretch of the Nothobranchius furzeri strain GRZ-AD chromosome 5, NfurGRZ-RIMD1, whole genome shotgun sequence genome encodes the following:
- the LOC107378673 gene encoding uncharacterized protein: MSQCVRNFIQKTSFERRMSLLSLLVFCFMLFSGTAAGLYSADPSLVVSTEGQSICLPCGVPSESCSSINWTMEEMIPGWFSDVVMDGRVTSADARYHLLKDCSLEIAQVKPDDAHMYTCQSGSLNSSVSLQILEVIESQTPAEGTIELHCYLNTFKGYVPCSRNSDIHIRWTDQNDEPLNGQRFRSETLSACFSKLFITKKLTDHHRTWKCHVLQNNQIKASVSYETTVEGGLEEVFAAVGESVSLTCTSSLSSGGNTEWTVNKTPLRNMSSETSPTKAFHLDEDSSLVISKLSPLNAGEYQCTESTGLQRVLNKIRLHTLDVTAESGSAGVKLTCVLTCAEQCEENFNLSWSGTSREGWQSRSTTVNKTLISMMLLTVWPESSDELICSVKREGSTMALKEWQADFSLQKLAWLGLISLLICAAAGGCYMYRKWKQNKDAANEHPGIGMTQVYDVIQDVEVKEQRPFKREVPTTDDGFYDLLQAVS, translated from the exons ATGTCTCAATGTGTTAGAAACTTCATCCAGAAGACATCTTTTGAAAGAAGGATGAGTCTCCTGTCATTGCTGGTTTTCTGTTTCATGCTTTTCTCAGGGACAGCTGCTGGACTTTATTCTGCTG ATCCGTCTCTGGTGGTTTCCACTGAAGGACAAAGTATCTGTTTGCCATGTGGCGTACCTTCTGAGTCGTGCTCCTCGATAAACTGGACGATGGAAGAAATGATTCCAGGCTGGTTTTCTGATGTGGTGATGGATGGAAGGGTGACATCTGCAGATGCCAGGTATCATCTGTTGAAGGACTGTTCCTTGGAAATCGCTCAAGTCAAACCTGATGATGCCCACATGTACACCTGTCAAAGCGGATCACTTAATTCAAGTGTTTCACTTCAGATCCTTGAAG TTATTGAGAGCCAAACTCCTGCAGAGGGCACAATAGAGCTTCACTGTTATCTGAACACATTTAAAGGATACGTGCCTTGCAGCAGAAACTCAGACATCCACATCAGATGGACTGACCAGAATGATGAACCACTAAATGGTCAAAGATTTAGATCTGAGACTCTATCTGCTTGCTTCTCTAAACTTTTCATCACCAAAAAACTGACGGACCATCATAGAACGTGGAAATGTCACGTCCTACAGAACAACCAGATTAAAGCCTCCGTCAGTTATGAGACTACAGTAGAAG GTGGCCTGGAGGAAGTGTTTGCTGCTGTGGGTGAGTCAGTGTCACTCACTTGCACTTCCTCTCTCAGTTCTGGAGGCAACACAGAGTGGACTGTGAACAAAACACCACTGAGAAACATGTCATCTGAAACCAGCCCAACAAAAGCATTTCACCTGGATGAAGACTCATCGTTGGTGATCAGTAAACTGAGTCCTCTGAATGCAGGAGAATATCAGTGTACTGAGTCCACCGGCCTGCAAAGAGTCCTCAACAAAATCAGGCTGCACACACTCGATG TTACGGCAGAGTCCGGGTCAGCGGGAGTGAAGCTCACCTGTGTGCTAACTTGTGCTGAACAATGTGAAGAAAACTTTAACCTAAGCTGGTCTGGAACCAGTCGAGAAGGTTGGCAGAGCAGATCAACGACTGTCAATAAAACACTGATCAGCATGATGCTTCTCACAGTTTGGCCTGAAAGCTCAGATGAATTAATTTGTTCAGTGAAGAGAGAAGGTTCAACCATGGCCCTGAAGGAGTGGCAGGCTGATTTCT CTCTGCAGAAACTCGCCTGGTTGGGTCTCATCAGCCTCCTCATATGTGCAGCTGCAGGAGGATGTTACATGTACAGGAAGTGGAAGCAAAACAAGGATGCAG CTAATGAACATCCTGGAATTGGAATG ACTCAGGTTTATGATGTCATTCAGGATgtggaagtaaaagagcaaagacCTTTCAAGAGAGAAGTCCCCACCACTGATGATGGTTTCTATGATTTATTACAGGCTGTCAGTTAA